A single genomic interval of Pyrus communis chromosome 7, drPyrComm1.1, whole genome shotgun sequence harbors:
- the LOC137739334 gene encoding cell division topological specificity factor homolog, chloroplastic-like, whose product MAFSGDFGISAIFGTCPFKHHHSLGISLQPSKVKCNGFNGGGSSLVMNQTSFSNLVCYSSNSKCHYDQSFGIEGNSELLPGPINQETEGFLLNAINMSFFERLNLAWKILLPSPSTRRTSNAKIAKQRLQMILFSDRCTVTDEAKQKIVSNIVGALSDFVEIDSQDKVQLSVSEDQDLGTVYSVTIPVRRVKPEYQDADDVEGIPNDEDMDTGEKSGPVDFKFDFHIPNKSP is encoded by the exons ATGGCTTTTTCTGGTGATTTTGGAATCTCTGCAATTTTTGGAACTTGCCCTTTTAAGCACCACCACTCTCTGGGAATCTCTCTCCAACCCTCCAAG GTAAAATGTAACGGATTCAATGGCGGAGGCAGTTCGCTTGTGATGAATCAAACGTCTTTCTCAAATCTAGTTTGCTATAGCTCAAACTCAAAGTGTCACTATGACCAATCATTTGGAATTGAAGGAAACAGTGAACTCCTTCCAGGACCTATAAACCAAGAAACAGAAGGCTTTCTCCTCAATGCTATAAACATGAGCTTTTTCGAGCGCTTGAATTTGGCATGGAAGATATTGCTCCCTTCACCATCGACCCGAAGGACTTCCAATGCAAAGATTGCAAAGCAGCGGTTGCAGATGATCCTCTTCTCTGATCGATGCACAGTAACTGATGAGGCAAAACAGAAGATTGTGAGCAACATTGTCGGAGCTCTATCCGATTTTGTGGAAATAGACTCGCAGGATAAAGTCCAGCTTAGTGTCTCGGAAGATCAGGACCTAGGCACCGTGTACTCCGTTACAATCCCCGTTCGGCGTGTGAAGCCCGAATACCAAGACGCGGATGATGTTGAGGGCATACCAAATGATGAAGACATGGATACAGGGGAAAAATCCGGTCCTGTTGATTTCAAGTTTGATTTCCACATCCCTAACAAATCTCCATAA
- the LOC137739335 gene encoding F-box/LRR-repeat protein At3g48880-like: protein MEVGADFPPEKRKKVDDDSQMSVRRWEDLPTDIWFKIFSSGSSELTKALVRVRCAAISNTLRSYICNNSVLWSTLDFSVMEIEPVYDSPSVLSGVSKALLSLSQGNVTTLVSSPYLGDDAFITCAAKRCLKLKRLVLPSCFAISDTGIYESFRCWKDLVSLTISPDNTNFPYLLEQISSNCKNFSELKLMGTCHHGFASTLVAYLPKLKVLSLRCTKFTSSDLHTVLDDLKQLQVLNISHCFWIKINWIILDKASRLQSFITCMQSDRCIVCRVCYQRDKEDRWHEDEVDSLAFNI, encoded by the exons ATGGAAGTCGGCGCTGACTTTCCACcagaaaaacgaaaaaaagtGGATGATGACTCCCAAATGAGCGTGAGAAGATGGGAAGACCTGCCTACGGACATATGGTTCAAGATTTTTTCCAGTGGCAGCTCCGAATTAACGAAAGCACTTGTTCGTGTTCGTTGTGCCGCCATTTCTAATACGCTGCGTTCCTATATATGCAATAATTCTGTGCTTTGGAGTACGCTTGATTTTTCAGTCATGGAAATAGAGCCAGTTTATGATTCTCCGTCGGTTCTGAGTGGTGTTTCAAAGGCTTTATTGAGTCTCAGTCAAGGAAACGTGACAACCTTAGTTTCCAGTCCCTACTTGGGTGACGATGCCTTCATTACCTGTGCTGCTAAAAG ATGCCTAAAGTTAAAACGACTGGTTCTTCCAAGTTGCTTCGCAATAAGCGACACTGGAATATACGAGTCCTTTCGCTGCTGGAAAGACCTCGTGTCGCTGACAATATCTCCAGATAATACAAATTTCCCGTACCTGTTGGAGCAGATTTCCAGCAACTGTAAAAACTTCAGTGAACTTAAACTTATGGGTACTTGTCATCATGGCTTTGCTTCAACCCTAGTTGCATATCTTCCGAAACTGAAGGTTTTAAGCCTCCGGTGCACAAAGTTCACGAGTAGCGATTTACACACTGTATTGGATGACCTAAAACAGCTACAAGTTCTCAATATTTCACATTGCTTCTGGATAAAAATTAATTGGATAATTCTTGACAAGGCTTCTCGGTTGCAGAGTTTTATAACATGCATGCAATCCGATCGTTGTATCGTTTGCCGAGTTTGTTACCAAAGGGACAAGGAGGACAGGTGGCATGAAGATGAGGTGGACTCCCTTGCTTTTAATATATGA